From Streptomyces sp. NBC_00775, one genomic window encodes:
- a CDS encoding copper resistance CopC/CopD family protein, with translation MSGQRERRGVVRGLALLAGVLVLVLFGGVSGASAHAALTGTDPQDGSVLKSAPRQITLTFSESVGLLDDSFRVLTPENRRVHTGAPGHAGGRSDTARVTLPRGLGTGTFTVAWRVVSADSHPVSGAFTFSIGKPSATSVALPSAPAGDTASATLYDIARYVAYGGLALLIGAAGFVLACGFQGSVRRLLLTGWWTLLLSTLALLLLRGPYERGTGVTAAFDPAALRETLTSRPGVALVARLVLLGVAAFLPERVRVRERGRARGALVLGGALALGLAVTWAAAEHASAGIQVPAAMVSSVLHLLAMALWLGGLTALLTALYRPAEPLSTAVVTRFSRLALASVAVLAGTGVYQSWRGLGSWDALTSTSYGRILLAKLCAVLLLLAGAAYSRRWTARLAVTEAALLAPAAVERVAVPVGGPAATDAGASDDVRPDAAPDDVRPEAASRADQAATYRRGLRRSVLAEVTVGIVVLVITTVLTGTQPGRAATEAAASAVAADRPTSSTSLVPFDVGTPGGHGKVQIELSPGRVGENSVQAVILGPDGGIATVPELRLTFTLAAQQVGPIDAGLTDKGGYWGTDALTLPLAGTWTMKVTVRTTDIDQVTVSKNVRVG, from the coding sequence GTGAGCGGACAGCGGGAGCGGCGGGGCGTGGTCCGGGGCCTGGCGCTGCTGGCGGGCGTCCTGGTGCTGGTTCTGTTCGGCGGGGTGAGCGGCGCGTCCGCGCATGCCGCGCTGACGGGCACCGATCCGCAGGACGGCAGTGTGCTGAAGTCCGCGCCCCGGCAGATCACGCTGACGTTCAGCGAGTCCGTCGGGCTCCTCGACGACTCTTTCCGCGTGCTCACCCCGGAGAACCGGCGCGTCCACACGGGCGCGCCCGGCCACGCGGGCGGCCGTTCCGACACCGCCCGCGTGACCCTGCCGCGCGGCCTCGGCACCGGCACGTTCACGGTGGCCTGGCGGGTCGTCTCGGCGGACAGTCACCCCGTCTCCGGCGCCTTCACCTTCTCCATCGGCAAACCCTCCGCGACCTCCGTCGCCCTGCCCTCCGCGCCCGCCGGGGACACCGCCTCCGCCACGCTCTACGACATCGCCCGCTATGTCGCGTACGGCGGCCTCGCCCTGCTCATCGGCGCGGCCGGCTTCGTCCTGGCCTGCGGCTTCCAGGGGAGCGTGCGGCGCCTGCTGCTGACCGGCTGGTGGACCCTGCTGCTGTCCACGCTCGCGCTGCTGCTCCTGCGCGGCCCCTACGAGCGCGGCACAGGCGTCACCGCGGCCTTCGACCCGGCCGCCCTGCGCGAGACGCTGACGAGCCGGCCAGGGGTGGCTCTGGTGGCCCGGCTGGTGCTGCTGGGGGTGGCCGCCTTCCTTCCCGAGCGCGTTCGCGTACGGGAACGGGGGCGGGCGCGGGGTGCACTCGTCCTCGGCGGGGCGCTCGCCCTCGGTCTCGCGGTCACTTGGGCCGCCGCCGAGCACGCGTCCGCCGGGATCCAGGTCCCCGCCGCGATGGTCTCCTCCGTGCTCCACCTGCTAGCCATGGCCCTCTGGCTCGGCGGCCTGACCGCCCTGCTCACCGCGCTCTACCGCCCGGCCGAGCCCCTCTCCACGGCCGTCGTCACCCGCTTCTCCCGGCTCGCCCTCGCCTCGGTCGCCGTCCTCGCCGGCACCGGCGTCTACCAGTCCTGGCGCGGCCTCGGCTCCTGGGACGCCCTGACCTCGACGTCGTACGGCAGGATCCTGCTCGCCAAGCTGTGCGCGGTGCTGCTCCTGCTGGCGGGGGCGGCGTATTCGCGGCGCTGGACGGCGCGGCTGGCGGTGACGGAGGCCGCACTTCTCGCTCCCGCCGCCGTGGAACGGGTGGCTGTGCCCGTCGGGGGGCCGGCGGCCACGGACGCGGGCGCCTCCGACGACGTACGACCTGACGCCGCCCCCGATGACGTACGACCGGAAGCCGCGTCCCGCGCCGATCAGGCCGCCACGTACCGGCGGGGTCTGCGCCGCTCCGTGCTCGCCGAGGTCACCGTGGGCATCGTCGTCCTGGTGATCACCACCGTGCTGACCGGGACCCAGCCGGGGCGGGCGGCCACCGAGGCGGCCGCTTCCGCCGTGGCCGCGGACCGGCCCACGTCGTCGACGTCGCTGGTTCCCTTCGACGTCGGTACGCCGGGCGGGCACGGCAAGGTGCAGATCGAGCTGTCGCCCGGGCGGGTGGGCGAGAACTCCGTGCAGGCCGTGATCCTCGGGCCCGACGGGGGCATCGCGACCGTCCCCGAGCTGCGGCTCACCTTCACGCTGGCCGCGCAGCAGGTCGGCCCGATCGACGCCGGGCTCACCGACAAGGGCGGCTACTGGGGGACGGACGCCCTCACGCTCCCGCTGGCCGGTACCTGGACCATGAAGGTCACGGTGCGCACCACCGACATCGATCAGGTCACGGTCTCGAAGAACGTGAGGGTCGGCTGA
- a CDS encoding ABC transporter substrate-binding protein — MHHLSPSGLSVPGPSRRSVLRGVGGAAALAAGIPLLSACGGSTAASDPKTVTVGSNASDAVPKKAFADIYAAYKKQSGITVDVNTKDHNTFQEQINSYLQGTPDDVFNWFAGYRMQFFAAKKLATPIDDVWEKIGGNFPEAMKKLSKGEDGKYYFVPLYTYPWAVFYRKSVFKKYGYEVPTTWSAFIALCKQMKKDNLVPIAFGDKDAWPALGTFDQINFRTNGYDFHVELMAGKASWTDKRTRAAFDNWAEILPYHQDGAVGRTWQDAAQTLVSKKAGMYLLGSFVGQQFTNAADREDLDFFAFPEIDPTYGQETVEAPTDGFMLSKSPKNQAGALKLLEYLGTPAAEQIYLKSDPNVVAASTKADTSSYSALQKRAYEMISGAKNLTQYMDRDSRPDFTSTVMQPALQKFVRDPKGIDSLLTSIERQKKTIFASS, encoded by the coding sequence ATGCACCACCTCTCCCCTTCCGGTCTCTCCGTCCCCGGCCCGAGCCGTCGCAGCGTGCTGCGCGGCGTCGGCGGCGCGGCCGCGCTCGCGGCGGGAATACCCCTGCTCAGCGCCTGTGGCGGCAGCACGGCGGCCAGTGACCCGAAGACCGTCACCGTCGGCTCCAACGCGTCGGACGCCGTGCCGAAGAAGGCCTTCGCCGACATCTACGCGGCCTACAAGAAGCAGTCCGGCATCACGGTCGATGTGAACACGAAGGACCACAACACCTTCCAGGAGCAGATCAACTCCTACCTCCAGGGCACGCCCGACGACGTGTTCAACTGGTTCGCCGGCTACCGCATGCAGTTCTTCGCGGCCAAGAAGCTCGCCACCCCGATCGACGACGTGTGGGAGAAGATCGGGGGCAACTTCCCCGAGGCGATGAAGAAGCTCAGCAAGGGTGAGGACGGCAAGTACTACTTCGTGCCGCTGTACACGTACCCCTGGGCGGTCTTCTACCGGAAGAGCGTCTTCAAGAAGTACGGGTACGAAGTCCCCACCACGTGGTCCGCGTTCATCGCGCTGTGCAAGCAGATGAAGAAGGACAACCTGGTCCCGATCGCCTTCGGCGACAAGGACGCCTGGCCCGCGCTCGGCACCTTCGACCAGATCAACTTCCGTACCAACGGCTACGACTTCCATGTCGAGCTGATGGCGGGCAAGGCCTCCTGGACCGACAAGCGCACCCGCGCCGCCTTCGACAACTGGGCCGAGATCCTCCCCTACCACCAGGACGGCGCCGTCGGCCGCACCTGGCAGGACGCCGCCCAGACCCTGGTGTCCAAGAAGGCCGGCATGTATCTGCTGGGCTCCTTCGTGGGCCAGCAGTTCACCAACGCTGCCGACCGCGAGGACCTCGACTTTTTCGCCTTCCCGGAGATCGACCCCACCTACGGCCAGGAGACCGTCGAGGCGCCGACCGACGGGTTCATGCTCAGCAAGAGCCCGAAGAACCAGGCGGGGGCCCTGAAGCTCCTGGAGTACCTGGGCACCCCGGCCGCCGAGCAGATCTACCTGAAGTCCGACCCGAACGTCGTCGCCGCGTCCACCAAGGCCGACACCTCCTCGTACAGCGCCCTGCAGAAGCGCGCGTACGAGATGATCAGCGGCGCCAAGAACCTCACGCAGTACATGGACCGCGACAGCCGGCCCGACTTCACCTCGACGGTGATGCAGCCCGCGCTGCAGAAGTTCGTCCGCGACCCCAAGGGCATCGACAGTCTGCTGACGTCGATCGAGCGCCAGAAGAAGACGATCTTCGCGTCCTCATGA